A window of Nymphalis io chromosome 18, ilAglIoxx1.1, whole genome shotgun sequence genomic DNA:
acccaggcgagtttgtccctccacagatggcccCTCACTCCGTGATAGAAGACctagtggctccaccactgatcacggagcgagaaatggagatggccctcAGCCGtttgagggccaaaaacacgGCGCCGGGTCCAGACGGTGTTCCAGCGCGTGTTCTGTGCGATGCCCTGGAATACCTAGGtacaaggcttcgggagctgttcaacgaatgtctgcgcagcgggcagtttccgaagccgaAGTTTTGGAAGCAAGGAAAGTTGGTGCTCTTGCCAAAGGAGGGGCGGCCACCAGGCTCTtcttcggcatacaggccgataatgctgctgaacgagactgGCAAATTGTTTGAGAAGATTCTCGTAGCTCGTCTCGTTCAACACCTCGACGAGGCCGGTCCGGGTCTCTCGGAGGCTCAGTTCAGGTTCAGGGCGGTCCGTTCAACGATCGACGCCTTGAATGCCCTGAAGACTCGGACTACGGAAGCAGTGGCCCAGAGCCAAGTGGTCTTGGCGGTGTCGTTAGAGACTTTAACAGTCTCCCATTCGAGACGATCAGGGAGGCACTCCAATACCAAAGGGTGCCGATCTATCTGAAGAGACTGTTGGAGGCGTACCTCCAGGATCGGGAGATCGTATGGGCAGGAGGCGATGGGAAGTTGGTCCGGCGTcgagtaggctgcggcgttccacaggggtcggttctcggcccaattctttGGAACGTCGGCTTTGATTGGGTTCTGaaggcacccgtccttcccggtatGGGGGTGTTGTGTTACGCAGACGATACCCTCATTACCGCCACGGGGCGGGACTTTGGGGAAGCGACCCGCCTGGCTGAAGTTGGAACAACTTTGACTGTGGACCGAatggaaatgctgggcctgagagtctccatatccaaaacggaggctctTCTCTTCCACGGTCCATGGAGAGGCTCCCCTCGGGTAGCGAGTATCACCGTCCAGAggacggtgatcaaggtgcaggcccagatgaagtatctgggcctgatcctggacgggcgatggagcttTAGGCAGCACTTAGTGCAACTCAGCCCGAAGCTCGTCAACACAGGACCGTGATCCCTATGTCGGCGCCTCTATGCCggcgtagtgaggtcgatggcaaaagaggatatcgtacggtgtcttggacagcggcgatgctcctcgcgggcgatccgccctggaaactccaggcggaggtgctcgcagaggtgtacccTTCCGGGCCGAGGTGCGAGAGCGCGGCGCCTGTCCAGGGTCAACggatgtcgggcggatcagggctctagcccagcaagccctgatagcccgatgggaggaggatctggggtcccccacagcgggcctggcgacagtggaggcggtacgtccccacttgagttgTTGgatcaaaagaaaacgaggcacgctctcgtttaggttgacgcaggtacttaccggacacggctgcttcggtaagtacctgcacaagatagcacggcgggaaatgtcaccttcctgccacgagtgtggtgcgccaatcgacacggcgcaacacaccctgacggagtgtgcccaGAGACATtccctggcggcagttgtcggcggagacctctccttgccgagcatcatcaacgcgatgctcggaagcgaggagtgctggtcggaaatggtctccttctgtgaaaatttTATGTCgaagaaggaggccgcggagcgggagcaggaagaggacgccgctgcaaacctgctccgccaaagaagaccggggagaagaatgaggcgctatgcgcaccttctcccttcGCCACAATAGGCGTCGCTAGGACTAGGGgagggttctcagtaccctggtaatccccctatagaatggaggcctgcataggcaggccgcccgtcagagcgtcgtggtagcatgcgcaaacggtcccgtggcgctccttgttatgacggaaagggtaccgctggttatacgggcgcactcggcgcctcggacatcggcgagccccacatactcccccactgttcccgtgggggaaacgcgtaatgagtttttccagcgacaaaaaaaaatatatttttctgaagATTGGAAACCTAATGATCTGTAATACAGACATTAATTTTCCTAACTAGACtatgaatgtatattattagataCAAATATCACATTGTAAGTGTTTAAgatctgttttttttaagagaaataaacattattattttacggGCCGTTAAAATTATAGATTTCATAAAAATCTACATTATAAGCTCTGTATATCTATCgaactattaattgtaaataaacataacaacaATATTTCTGAATAAATTAACCACTATTCTTTTAAAACGagatttagaaaattatttgtgttatactatttagttttaacttttaatattaacaattttgctgtttataaataagtaatggaAAAAACAAGTTATTTGACAGCCCGGGTAAGGCTGTATAGCGTAGGTCTTAGCATTTGgagaaatgatataaaaattaaataatgatttcagAATTTCAGAAACTGTCAATTGTCACTGTCAACTATTTAGATACACAtagatcaattaattattacattttctcaaaaacatttattgttatgGTGCAATTAGTCAACGTTATTTTGACTCATTTTTATCTTATGAGATGattttcaaacaatatattcGATATACGTTAACGATAACAAAGTGATTAACTTTTGatcatagttttatttattcaaaacaaatatgTCGCCTCGTAAACAACCaactaacttatttaaattatgtattaagagTTCCCTTAGTTTAATAAATGATAGTTGCTATCGCATCGAAAAAAGTTACACAGAAATCGAATATATGGATTGCAAAAATAGAGTATATGTTTTGAAAGGGTTCTTAATGTCTACACTTCCTGCCAGGTTTGTATGTAactatataaaatctttaatgaACTACGCAATTTGTAAATAACCTTCGCTATTAAAAATcaacctttattaaaaaaaaaaaatttagaaaggaaacaaaaaaagcaatatattataagttgttATTGCTATAAAAAGTggttatgatattataaaaaacatctttttttgtataatttaaataacaataccgtaaaatgtatttgaaactAATGTAACCCAACccacattattatttatcatttatatacatttgttttatcaattaatttacgtttaactttgataaattaatatatgataataatttgttaaattaaatatagattcaagctttatttgattttataccttctttacaaaaaatattttataaatataaataaattgtagcaACTGTTATATGTAATggattatatcatatttaataatcaaattactttCTTGAATGACCttttaaaaaaacctatatCCCATTTCATACCggtgtattaattatattgaagaaTGTTTTGCTTTCTATAGTTTAatcaattcataaatatttcattaactcactcattatatatgtatatattactttacaGAAATAATAACGATTAAAAGGAAAATTCATTGATGAAAAGaaggatttaaatattttagtaaatcctattatagtttttgttttttataaatttctcataaattaaaagattttgatATGTAAAATGTGTCACCTGATGGTCATTGGAATTGTATGATTTGAAAATAAGCCATGTCCAGGTCTAAGCTGTTAATATTCTTGTCTTTAATTACACTAATTAATTTTCCGTTTAAACTAGAAGAATTACTAACGAGCAATTAATATGCACGCAAATAAGCTTTACTTACTCATTAAATTTAGAATCgtcattactaataatattaatatctatgTAATAAGCTAAACAGTTACTCAatgtttagtataaaaataattactaactgCATTAATAAATGTTGCTGAGTGACTATTttatctttctgtcattattgagttgacatttgaaagaagaagagctttgtttaactaaacacctgctaaacaatgtttataagtaagcctatatattatatagttttaaattataattaactatttttttttttgctaaatatattatattgttccaGGTTGTTTGATATCCTCTGTTTAGAAAGAGGATGTTGCCCGTACCGCGGCGACCCTCGAGTCCAGCTCAATGTCCTGATACATCCCAAGATGTCTATCTTTCGCAAATGCAATATTGATAATGGCATATCTCAACATTACTGGATAAGTACCATTCCTTGGTTTACTCGATTAGTTGTTCTTGACCTCAAATTTATTTGCACAGATGAAATCCTTGAAGTAATCGCCACACACTGTCCCCTTCTCGAAGAACTGAACATCGTATCTAGGGTTGACGTATGTAAGTCTCCAATCAACGCTTCAGTTCTGATAAGAAACGTTTCCGATGTCGGATTGTGTTGTATAAGCATTCTCAAACAGTTACGAATCCTCTCTATGGATCCACCACGCAACGAAAAGTCTAGTCGTATTGGTCGGTGTGTTACTCAAGCTGGTATCATTATGCTATTAAGCGAACTTCCCTATCTTGAAGAGCTAAATATAGAGTCCTGTGACATTGGTTCGACAATTATAGGAGCGGATATCTCTATTGGTCCTTTAAGTCTTAGAAAAATTAATTGTCATTTCGCATCAGCTAACGGTAtacgtaaattaataaaaatatgtccaCATTTAAAAGAACTGTCCGTAACACATTTATCGGCTAATGATAAAGAGTCTATCCTTGAAGAGATAGGAGCTAGTGATCTCAGACTAACTAAATTAAACACTTCCTTCTTTTCATACACTCAATCCCTCCAGCGTCTTCTAGAAGTCCAAGGGAAATATTTAACTCATTTCTCACTGTGGGAAATAGACCAGTCCGTTAATATTGACTCAATAATTACAATAGGTTTGCGTTGTCCCAATCTAACTTGTCTTTGTCTAATGACTCAatctaacaatttatttataccgCGTTTTTTAAGACGACCGAAAAAAATCTTCACCGAGCTTCGGAGTTTGACATTAGGTAACGAAAACTTTAATCTCGAAGagattttactttttttcttaGACAACACAGAGAAATTACAGAAACTCGTTTTGAAATATCAAACGAAGCTGGTTTTCGCTGAGATATTGTTATGTCT
This region includes:
- the LOC126775547 gene encoding uncharacterized protein LOC126775547 isoform X1 — protein: MSPRKQPTNLFKLCIKSSLSLINDSCYRIEKSYTEIEYMDCKNRVYVLKGFLMSTLPARLFDILCLERGCCPYRGDPRVQLNVLIHPKMSIFRKCNIDNGISQHYWISTIPWFTRLVVLDLKFICTDEILEVIATHCPLLEELNIVSRVDVCKSPINASVLIRNVSDVGLCCISILKQLRILSMDPPRNEKSSRIGRCVTQAGIIMLLSELPYLEELNIESCDIGSTIIGADISIGPLSLRKINCHFASANGIRKLIKICPHLKELSVTHLSANDKESILEEIGASDLRLTKLNTSFFSYTQSLQRLLEVQGKYLTHFSLWEIDQSVNIDSIITIGLRCPNLTCLCLMTQSNNLFIPRFLRRPKKIFTELRSLTLGNENFNLEEILLFFLDNTEKLQKLVLKYQTKLVFAEILLCLLQKGYLKNINNLWLDCTLEVSKDTILQIIKSCDALTMLTVDLSEDTCDILDYINSNNLDLKLGGY
- the LOC126775547 gene encoding uncharacterized protein LOC126775547 isoform X2 — encoded protein: MSIFRKCNIDNGISQHYWISTIPWFTRLVVLDLKFICTDEILEVIATHCPLLEELNIVSRVDVCKSPINASVLIRNVSDVGLCCISILKQLRILSMDPPRNEKSSRIGRCVTQAGIIMLLSELPYLEELNIESCDIGSTIIGADISIGPLSLRKINCHFASANGIRKLIKICPHLKELSVTHLSANDKESILEEIGASDLRLTKLNTSFFSYTQSLQRLLEVQGKYLTHFSLWEIDQSVNIDSIITIGLRCPNLTCLCLMTQSNNLFIPRFLRRPKKIFTELRSLTLGNENFNLEEILLFFLDNTEKLQKLVLKYQTKLVFAEILLCLLQKGYLKNINNLWLDCTLEVSKDTILQIIKSCDALTMLTVDLSEDTCDILDYINSNNLDLKLGGY